The following are encoded together in the Bacillota bacterium genome:
- a CDS encoding phage tail protein yields the protein MAAIPPYIEIYNEGGARVAVLSPQADGLKDCVIDRELNGSCTLSFSLPATCPKAAYLTERCRIVAEGREFVLFDPGSITQVREGKRLWVQVQAQESWVLLGRIYKTIPADNVPLAVEILSATAAQALSALLEGTGWALGSCDVEGVHDLELEKEPVLTCIRKVAEIWGGYLIWDSLEHRVSLVKEPGQDRGYQIRYAKNLKGVTRTVDPDVITRLYPFGENDLNIATVNNGQIYLEDFSYTPEIREGIWVDQSIDDPAELKARAQEVLAKVCRPRANYRIDMVDLRTLPEHAHETFDVGDWVRVIDPELGIDAKMRVIRRKWYVFQPWRCEVEVGDVLDNTLAQHLASMRQATDFVRKVLLANPGARNLAKGFIDAFATEINTRRGKLVWSGDVLEAIEVDASGTPTGRRVRITPGGIGISIDGGQTYRTAMTGQGILADVIVVSEFYAITTEDQYTKLTGTGLEVYDSQGRLRVKIGQYQPGKFGVVVYGPDGAVWFDSEYGLRTPGLQDGAVTASKIAASAVTADKIAAGAIDGKVITGAIIQTSQQAYPKLILDSQGLRAYNAQGAITVEIKSDGSARFKGTIESGSTISGASIIGGSIYGTDIRCSNILYVGDPKAPDDKQIVFGGPGVILFENATDSIKISAMNGIILQEDVYLQGFLFDYDDGYIQIGSPVDLYGNDIYGIGWLYAAVGKFSGRIAVNDIYAYSGDAVRVNASFYVYGAVKSAVVDTSRGPQALYARESPESRFVDEGIAELRSGFARVDIDPVFLECVEPEGWLIHLTPYGQTNGLYVKEIGKDYFTVAECGGGRSNVRFAWSLSAPRKGVGALRWEPIDTKREAPKRLVKRLQNGQIQLKEVTQVTLTPRQAQQRLRMLKLERERLLERLAAIDEEIAALEAVNPSQAPSAPA from the coding sequence GTGGCGGCAATCCCGCCCTACATCGAGATCTACAATGAAGGCGGGGCGCGGGTCGCCGTGCTCTCGCCTCAGGCGGACGGGCTAAAGGACTGCGTGATCGACCGCGAGCTCAATGGCTCGTGCACGCTGAGTTTTTCCCTTCCCGCGACCTGCCCGAAGGCGGCGTACCTGACGGAGCGTTGCCGGATTGTGGCCGAGGGCCGCGAGTTCGTGCTGTTCGACCCGGGCAGCATCACTCAGGTGCGCGAGGGCAAGCGGCTCTGGGTGCAGGTGCAGGCGCAGGAGTCGTGGGTCCTGCTCGGACGGATCTACAAGACCATCCCGGCAGACAACGTGCCGCTTGCCGTGGAGATACTATCGGCCACGGCCGCGCAGGCGCTCAGCGCGCTCCTCGAGGGTACCGGCTGGGCTCTTGGATCGTGCGACGTGGAGGGCGTCCATGATCTGGAACTGGAAAAGGAGCCGGTGCTGACCTGCATTCGCAAGGTGGCGGAAATCTGGGGCGGGTACCTGATATGGGACAGCCTGGAGCACAGGGTAAGCCTGGTCAAGGAGCCCGGCCAGGACCGCGGCTATCAGATCCGCTACGCGAAGAACCTCAAGGGCGTCACACGCACCGTCGACCCGGACGTGATCACCCGGCTGTATCCGTTCGGCGAGAATGACCTGAACATCGCCACTGTCAACAACGGCCAGATCTACCTGGAAGACTTCAGCTACACGCCCGAGATCCGCGAGGGCATCTGGGTCGACCAGTCCATCGACGATCCCGCAGAGCTCAAGGCTCGGGCCCAGGAGGTCCTAGCAAAGGTCTGCCGGCCGCGGGCGAACTACCGGATCGACATGGTGGACCTGCGGACCTTGCCCGAGCATGCCCACGAGACGTTTGACGTGGGAGATTGGGTGCGGGTGATCGACCCTGAGCTTGGCATCGACGCCAAGATGCGGGTGATCCGCCGCAAGTGGTATGTCTTCCAGCCCTGGCGGTGCGAGGTGGAGGTCGGCGACGTCTTGGATAATACACTGGCGCAGCACCTCGCTTCCATGAGGCAAGCTACCGACTTTGTCCGCAAGGTGCTTTTGGCAAACCCGGGCGCCCGCAACCTGGCGAAGGGCTTTATCGACGCCTTCGCCACCGAAATCAACACCCGCCGGGGGAAGCTCGTATGGTCCGGCGACGTCCTGGAGGCCATCGAGGTCGACGCGAGTGGCACCCCGACCGGCAGGCGCGTGCGCATTACCCCTGGCGGCATTGGCATTTCGATCGACGGCGGCCAGACCTATCGCACGGCAATGACGGGCCAGGGCATCCTTGCGGACGTCATTGTCGTGAGCGAGTTCTATGCAATCACCACGGAGGACCAGTACACGAAGCTGACCGGGACCGGCCTCGAGGTTTATGACAGCCAGGGGCGGCTCCGGGTCAAGATTGGCCAGTATCAGCCCGGCAAGTTTGGGGTCGTCGTCTATGGGCCGGATGGAGCTGTCTGGTTCGACTCAGAGTACGGCCTGAGAACACCCGGCCTGCAGGATGGCGCAGTTACGGCTAGCAAGATTGCCGCCAGCGCGGTTACGGCGGACAAGATCGCGGCCGGCGCCATAGACGGCAAGGTGATCACGGGCGCCATTATCCAGACGAGCCAGCAGGCATATCCCAAGCTTATCCTTGATTCCCAAGGGCTTCGTGCTTACAACGCCCAAGGCGCGATAACCGTCGAGATCAAATCTGACGGAAGCGCCAGGTTCAAGGGAACGATTGAGAGCGGATCTACCATCAGTGGCGCCTCCATTATCGGAGGCAGCATTTACGGCACGGATATCAGGTGCTCGAACATCCTTTACGTAGGCGACCCTAAGGCGCCTGACGACAAGCAGATTGTGTTCGGCGGGCCAGGGGTCATCCTTTTCGAGAACGCCACGGACTCCATCAAAATCAGCGCGATGAACGGTATCATCCTGCAGGAAGACGTTTACTTGCAGGGCTTCCTGTTCGACTATGACGACGGCTACATTCAAATTGGCAGCCCGGTTGATTTGTACGGGAACGACATTTATGGCATCGGCTGGCTTTACGCAGCAGTCGGGAAGTTCTCCGGCCGAATCGCAGTTAACGATATCTACGCGTACTCTGGCGATGCGGTCAGAGTCAACGCGAGCTTCTACGTTTACGGGGCAGTAAAGAGCGCAGTAGTAGACACGTCTCGGGGGCCGCAGGCGCTATACGCACGCGAGAGCCCAGAGTCTCGATTCGTTGACGAAGGAATAGCCGAACTGCGCAGTGGATTTGCGCGCGTCGACATTGACCCAGTATTCCTGGAGTGCGTCGAGCCGGAAGGTTGGCTTATCCACCTAACCCCGTATGGGCAAACGAACGGCCTGTACGTCAAAGAGATCGGGAAGGACTACTTCACGGTGGCCGAGTGCGGCGGGGGCCGCAGCAATGTCCGCTTCGCGTGGTCGCTTAGCGCTCCGAGGAAAGGAGTGGGCGCGTTGCGCTGGGAGCCAATTGACACTAAGCGGGAAGCCCCGAAGCGCCTTGTAAAACGCTTGCAGAATGGACAGATCCAACTCAAGGAGGTGACACAAGTTACCCTGACTCCACGGCAAGCACAACAGCGTCTCCGAATGCTCAAGCTGGAGCGCGAACGACTACTAGAGCGACTGGCGGCAATTGATGAAGAGATCGCGGCTCTGGAGGCGGTTAATCCAAGCCAAGCTCCTTCCGCGCCAGCTTGA